A window of Plasmodium brasilianum strain Bolivian I chromosome 8, whole genome shotgun sequence contains these coding sequences:
- a CDS encoding fam-l protein, translating to MKKALRKKINNQKEVHQELYFEDFLKNNMTINNRTYQKGKISKMSLGVSIIGHIYTSENNISEHSNILKNEYEYEKSNKLSHNNKSTKPFNSLEYIDNCEGSDDIHKENNKKYN from the exons atgaaaaaagctctacggaaaaaaataaacaatcaGAAGGAGGTTCATCAAG AACTATATTTTGaagattttcttaaaaataacatgACAATTAATAATAGAACATACCAAAAA GgtaaaatatcaaaaatgtCCTTGGGAGTCTCCATTATTGGACACATCTACACAA gtgaaaataatatctcagaacattcaaatatattaaaaaatgagtaCGAATATGAAAAATCGAACAAATTATCACATAATAACAAGTCTACAAAACCATTTAACTCCCTCGAATATATTGATAATTGTGAAGGGTCAGATGATAtacataaagaaaataataaaaaatacaattaa